One window from the genome of Methanococcoides sp. AM1 encodes:
- a CDS encoding MoxR family ATPase yields the protein MNSNDAGSGELEQVYRGAGDAFAALFNEISKVIVGQKETVEQIIIAILCNGHALMESNPGLGKTLTVSTISRTMDLDFSRIQCTPDLMPADITGTHIIEERGGSKEFKFEPGPIFSNIVLADEINRASPKTQSALLEAMQEKQVTVGNDTFLLDKPFFLLATQNPIEMEGTFPLPEAQLDRFLLKVLLDYPSFEEEKEIVRRYTQYDEPHVRKVLDKKMVLQLQRLTRDMPIADDLKERAIKIVMATRKWTDFIEYGASPRASIGLILAAKARALVNSRNFVSNEDIEAMTYPILRHRILLTFESERRGITPDQVIKEILSKVK from the coding sequence ATGAATTCCAATGACGCCGGATCCGGTGAACTTGAACAGGTCTACAGAGGTGCTGGAGATGCCTTTGCAGCACTTTTCAATGAGATATCAAAGGTCATAGTCGGACAGAAAGAGACAGTTGAACAGATCATCATTGCGATCCTGTGCAACGGCCACGCACTGATGGAGAGCAATCCCGGACTTGGAAAAACACTGACAGTATCTACTATATCCAGGACAATGGACCTTGATTTCAGCAGGATTCAGTGTACTCCGGACCTTATGCCTGCAGATATAACAGGTACACATATCATAGAGGAAAGAGGCGGAAGCAAGGAATTCAAATTCGAGCCAGGTCCCATCTTTTCAAATATCGTCCTTGCAGATGAGATTAACCGTGCTTCTCCAAAGACCCAGTCAGCATTGCTTGAAGCTATGCAGGAAAAGCAGGTTACCGTTGGAAATGATACGTTCCTGCTTGACAAACCGTTCTTCTTACTTGCAACTCAGAACCCTATTGAGATGGAAGGTACTTTCCCTCTTCCGGAGGCACAGCTTGACAGGTTCCTTTTGAAGGTCCTGCTGGACTATCCGTCCTTCGAGGAAGAAAAAGAGATCGTAAGACGCTACACGCAGTATGATGAACCACATGTCAGGAAGGTACTTGACAAGAAAATGGTACTACAGTTACAGCGCCTAACAAGGGATATGCCAATTGCTGATGATCTGAAAGAAAGGGCGATAAAGATCGTGATGGCAACCCGCAAATGGACCGACTTTATCGAATATGGTGCATCACCAAGGGCATCCATCGGTCTGATACTTGCAGCAAAGGCACGTGCATTGGTAAACAGCAGGAACTTTGTCAGCAACGAGGATATCGAGGCCATGACATATCCGATCTTAAGGCACAGGATCCTCCTGACCTTCGAGTCTGAAAGGCGTGGGATCACACCGGATCAGGTCATTAAGGAAATACTGTCAAAGGTCAAATGA
- the pheA gene encoding prephenate dehydratase: protein MIVGVLGPAGSYSDKAAKGWMKKQGIDGKASLLYYDDITDTFSAVIEGRTDIGIVPIENSIEGSVGITLDLLLESDVTIIGEVVVPIEHCLLSKGNISDIRIILSHPQALAQCRQFIRTHFKDVEIRTTGSTSHAAKLANEFEEMAAIASKESAEAYGLNILMPNIQDREQNHTRFIAIRKIDGEMDESNINETDVYKTSVIADIGNDRAGSLYEILGEFAKRDINLTRIESRPSKRSLGDYLFYIDLEGSASDAVIKDALYHIDSKVSMLKVLGSYKGYLLDK from the coding sequence ATGATCGTTGGCGTACTTGGACCTGCAGGGTCCTACTCAGATAAAGCTGCAAAAGGCTGGATGAAAAAACAGGGCATCGACGGAAAAGCATCCCTGTTATACTATGATGATATTACCGATACATTTTCCGCGGTTATCGAAGGTAGGACCGATATCGGGATCGTTCCTATTGAGAATTCTATCGAAGGTTCAGTGGGCATAACGCTTGATCTTTTGCTTGAAAGTGATGTTACTATAATAGGAGAGGTCGTTGTACCGATCGAACACTGCCTGCTATCCAAAGGGAATATCTCCGACATCAGGATCATACTTTCACATCCACAGGCACTTGCACAGTGCAGGCAGTTCATAAGGACACATTTCAAGGATGTGGAGATACGCACAACAGGAAGCACATCACATGCTGCCAAACTTGCCAACGAGTTTGAAGAAATGGCAGCCATTGCATCAAAGGAATCAGCAGAAGCCTACGGTCTTAACATACTGATGCCAAATATTCAGGACCGGGAACAGAACCACACTCGTTTTATTGCCATCCGGAAAATTGACGGGGAAATGGATGAAAGCAATATCAATGAAACTGATGTCTATAAGACATCCGTAATAGCCGATATCGGGAATGACAGGGCTGGTTCCCTTTATGAGATCCTCGGTGAATTCGCAAAGAGGGACATAAATCTTACAAGGATCGAGTCAAGACCATCCAAACGCTCGCTCGGTGACTACCTTTTCTACATAGATCTGGAAGGAAGCGCATCCGATGCAGTTATAAAAGATGCTCTCTATCATATTGATTCCAAAGTGTCCATGCTAAAGGTTCTTGGCTCATATAAGGGCTATCTTCTGGACAAATAA
- a CDS encoding sulfatase-like hydrolase/transferase, giving the protein MKIILIICFIVSSSALPAGALTKIDVNSISTPNGAVILIIDGLGSSYIYPEITSYALDGTIIGKPVARNLSVISDKGLRVLNVITPSTEGENGHSVIVTGNSGATPAMVAYSDATIYDIAHKNGYQNFAILEKGDIPEIIAEQDICIRDVTTSINDPQMEIIANSPGRSEHDDMQASLIEILEINAKLAPDYIEKYPEGSIERYYAYNRWAMDSTIEIIDLMNEKYPEQKFILTVNVGAVDTAGLYRRSEGYTDTIKDLDIMIGELYELTKENDLALILTSDHGMAFQSADGRGGSKSDQYASQPEVLRIPFIITSKNLNNEVLEGEFGQQDIAPTILSVLDLPDEMRFTNGRSLASKDHVNFKVLLPEKGNVTICRGNETIADATGDDSYVFYGLEKDRQYDIKVKTTGDPETIMERTVFSDTDRVIRFDPTPDISKGTEDSGQKDIRRTIGSVLIVLINLTGLGIIFRLLKR; this is encoded by the coding sequence GTGAAGATCATTCTAATAATTTGCTTTATAGTTTCTTCCAGTGCGCTCCCTGCCGGCGCCCTCACCAAAATAGACGTTAATTCGATCAGTACACCAAACGGAGCAGTCATTTTAATTATCGATGGACTTGGTTCATCCTACATCTATCCTGAAATCACCTCTTATGCACTCGATGGGACGATCATTGGGAAACCAGTTGCCAGGAATCTTTCCGTTATATCAGATAAAGGATTGCGAGTGCTTAATGTGATAACGCCTTCAACGGAAGGTGAGAATGGACATTCAGTGATCGTAACAGGTAATTCCGGAGCAACTCCTGCAATGGTTGCCTATTCCGATGCAACGATCTATGACATTGCACACAAAAATGGATACCAGAATTTTGCTATTCTTGAAAAAGGAGATATACCGGAAATAATTGCAGAACAGGATATATGCATACGCGATGTTACGACATCCATCAATGATCCGCAGATGGAAATTATTGCAAATTCCCCAGGTCGGAGCGAACATGACGATATGCAAGCGTCCCTAATAGAAATACTGGAAATAAATGCAAAATTAGCACCGGATTATATTGAAAAGTATCCCGAAGGTAGCATTGAGCGTTATTATGCCTACAATCGCTGGGCCATGGACAGCACGATAGAGATCATCGACCTGATGAATGAAAAGTATCCTGAACAGAAGTTCATCCTTACTGTCAACGTAGGTGCAGTAGATACAGCAGGACTCTATCGCAGGAGTGAAGGTTATACTGATACCATCAAAGATCTTGATATTATGATAGGTGAATTGTATGAACTAACAAAAGAAAATGATCTTGCACTTATACTTACATCAGACCACGGCATGGCATTCCAGTCTGCAGATGGAAGAGGGGGAAGCAAATCGGATCAGTATGCCAGCCAACCTGAAGTTCTCAGGATACCTTTCATTATAACATCAAAGAACCTGAACAATGAAGTTCTTGAGGGGGAGTTCGGACAGCAGGATATTGCACCTACTATACTTAGCGTGCTTGACCTGCCTGATGAAATGCGTTTTACGAACGGCAGATCCCTTGCTTCAAAAGATCATGTCAATTTTAAAGTGTTACTGCCTGAAAAAGGCAATGTTACGATATGCAGGGGCAATGAAACAATCGCAGATGCAACCGGAGATGATTCATATGTCTTCTATGGACTTGAAAAGGACAGGCAATATGATATCAAAGTGAAAACTACAGGAGATCCGGAGACTATAATGGAAAGAACAGTATTTTCAGACACCGATCGGGTCATCCGTTTCGATCCAACACCGGATATTTCGAAAGGAACCGAAGACTCTGGGCAGAAAGATATACGTCGTACGATCGGTTCGGTCCTGATAGTACTGATAAACCTGACCGGATTGGGAATTATCTTCAGGCTCCTTAAAAGATGA
- the mtaA gene encoding methylcobamide:CoM methyltransferase MtaA, translating into MTDLNPKERLLKALAKEPVDRTPVVSVTQTAIVELMDQTGAAWPEAHSDPEKMATLAIASHEIGGLEAVRYPYCLTVLAEAMGCEVNMGTKNRQPSVTDHPYPKGVDNLEMPADLLANGRIPAVLEATKIIREKVGDDIPLVAGMEGPVTLASDLASVKKFMKWSIKKPDDFETILDFATDACIEYANALADAGADVICVPDPVASPDLMNPSTFDTVLKPRLARFAEAVKCPMVLHVCGNVTPILDMMADCKFEGLSIEEKVEDLKGAIATAGDRAVIVGNVSSPFTLLSGDVAKVKEDSKRALEDGVAVLSPGCGIAPNTPVENVKALVEARDEFFA; encoded by the coding sequence ATGACCGATCTAAACCCTAAAGAAAGACTATTAAAAGCATTAGCTAAAGAACCAGTTGACAGAACTCCGGTAGTATCTGTAACACAAACTGCTATTGTAGAACTCATGGACCAGACTGGTGCTGCGTGGCCGGAAGCCCACTCAGATCCTGAAAAGATGGCAACTCTTGCGATCGCATCACATGAGATCGGTGGTTTGGAAGCTGTAAGGTACCCATACTGCCTTACCGTCCTTGCAGAGGCAATGGGCTGTGAAGTCAACATGGGAACAAAGAACCGGCAGCCATCTGTTACTGATCACCCATATCCAAAAGGTGTAGACAACCTTGAGATGCCTGCAGACCTGCTGGCTAATGGAAGGATCCCTGCTGTCCTTGAAGCAACAAAGATCATAAGAGAAAAGGTCGGAGATGATATCCCCCTGGTTGCGGGCATGGAAGGTCCTGTAACCCTTGCATCTGATCTTGCAAGTGTTAAGAAGTTCATGAAATGGTCGATTAAGAAACCAGATGACTTTGAGACCATCCTTGACTTTGCAACCGATGCATGCATCGAATACGCAAACGCATTAGCAGATGCAGGTGCAGATGTTATCTGTGTACCTGATCCTGTAGCATCCCCTGACCTGATGAACCCGTCCACATTCGACACAGTTCTCAAGCCAAGACTTGCAAGATTTGCAGAAGCTGTAAAATGCCCGATGGTATTACACGTCTGTGGTAATGTCACCCCTATCCTTGACATGATGGCAGACTGCAAGTTCGAAGGACTTAGTATCGAAGAGAAGGTCGAAGATCTTAAAGGTGCTATTGCAACAGCAGGTGACAGGGCAGTTATTGTAGGCAATGTATCCAGTCCTTTCACATTGCTTTCAGGTGATGTGGCAAAGGTCAAGGAAGACTCAAAAAGAGCACTGGAAGATGGTGTTGCTGTATTATCCCCCGGATGTGGTATTGCACCAAATACACCTGTGGAGAATGTCAAAGCCCTTGTTGAAGCAAGGGATGAGTTCTTTGCTTGA
- a CDS encoding methylamine methyltransferase corrinoid protein reductive activase: MRTGIAIDLGTSGFRAQKVDLDNGEIKRTVITMRNPLPGANVMDHLDFAMTYGQDKAHGLVISAFRHIVNELEPENGTVDRIAICGNPIQLSLFQGIPIDDLAYAGERKKQLMNIQEQERDASIVDSIQIKGLEDLDCKVVIPPAIKHEVGADALALIVKSGMLNSDEISIATDYGTNAEMALKVGNIIYTGSAAAGPALEGQEIEDGSIARPFVISDIEFNNGNLRNFVLDEEMNTIRGSLVNYKTGDVVEDGSIKASGITGTGVIALIDEAMDNGLIQLPNINTSDKIIHLQDNVKFTEKDLAEAGRAIGAIRAGHVTLCNAAGISMEDVQIAYMSGAAGTYMDALKAHRIGMIPYNVSNVCQIGNTSLIVAKEILLSEDRLWELQKIAREIVGTHVMFATDEAFKEAYILELSYWNEGMPFKGLKKFLRKKGLPTIDVVKTTPNVEKRVLKDIPDLGDEGLHVLEQVGTSLKMEVEGCIDCHQCMDICPNDALKEENRNVSIRTDLCDGAHCQKCIHVCPEDVLDWNKLKVMG; this comes from the coding sequence ATGCGAACGGGAATTGCAATAGACCTTGGAACAAGTGGTTTCAGGGCACAGAAAGTGGATCTGGACAATGGTGAAATAAAGAGGACTGTAATTACTATGAGGAATCCTCTCCCAGGTGCAAATGTAATGGATCACCTGGATTTTGCTATGACCTATGGACAGGACAAGGCACATGGGCTGGTTATCAGTGCTTTCAGGCATATTGTCAATGAGCTTGAGCCTGAGAATGGCACCGTGGACAGGATAGCCATTTGTGGTAACCCCATACAACTATCACTTTTCCAGGGAATTCCTATTGATGATCTTGCATATGCAGGTGAAAGAAAAAAACAATTGATGAACATTCAGGAGCAAGAGCGCGATGCTTCAATTGTTGACAGCATACAGATCAAAGGACTTGAGGATCTTGATTGCAAGGTCGTTATCCCACCTGCCATCAAACACGAAGTCGGTGCTGATGCCCTTGCATTGATCGTTAAATCAGGAATGTTGAACTCGGATGAAATCTCGATTGCCACAGATTATGGGACCAATGCTGAAATGGCCCTTAAAGTAGGGAATATTATCTATACAGGTTCTGCAGCAGCGGGGCCTGCACTTGAAGGACAGGAGATCGAAGACGGAAGTATTGCACGTCCTTTTGTGATCTCAGATATTGAGTTCAATAATGGTAACCTGAGAAACTTTGTCCTTGACGAGGAAATGAACACTATCCGGGGTTCTCTTGTAAATTATAAGACCGGAGATGTTGTTGAAGACGGTTCCATAAAAGCATCCGGAATCACCGGAACCGGAGTGATAGCACTTATTGATGAAGCTATGGACAACGGGCTCATCCAGTTGCCAAATATCAACACAAGTGATAAAATAATCCACCTTCAGGATAATGTGAAATTCACAGAAAAAGACCTTGCAGAAGCAGGAAGAGCTATTGGTGCCATACGTGCAGGCCATGTAACGCTGTGTAATGCTGCAGGCATATCTATGGAAGATGTGCAGATAGCCTACATGTCCGGTGCTGCAGGCACATATATGGATGCATTGAAGGCGCATCGTATCGGTATGATCCCTTACAATGTTTCAAATGTCTGCCAGATAGGCAACACATCCCTGATAGTTGCAAAGGAGATCCTGCTCTCGGAAGATCGGCTATGGGAACTCCAGAAGATTGCCAGGGAGATCGTTGGTACTCACGTAATGTTCGCAACTGATGAAGCTTTTAAAGAAGCTTATATCCTGGAACTTTCCTACTGGAACGAAGGAATGCCATTCAAGGGCCTGAAAAAGTTTCTCAGGAAAAAAGGGCTGCCCACAATTGATGTAGTAAAGACGACCCCGAATGTTGAAAAACGTGTGTTGAAGGATATTCCTGACCTTGGGGATGAGGGGTTGCACGTTCTCGAACAGGTTGGAACTTCTCTTAAGATGGAGGTTGAAGGTTGCATCGATTGCCACCAATGTATGGATATATGTCCAAATGATGCCCTAAAAGAGGAGAATCGCAATGTCAGTATACGGACGGATCTCTGCGATGGGGCGCATTGCCAGAAGTGCATTCATGTATGTCCAGAGGATGTGCTTGACTGGAACAAGCTCAAAGTGATGGGATAA